Proteins encoded together in one Vitis vinifera cultivar Pinot Noir 40024 chromosome 4, ASM3070453v1 window:
- the LOC100259519 gene encoding pentatricopeptide repeat-containing protein At1g08070, chloroplastic, translated as MTIQTPKSVLALIETCTNIQQLKQIHAKSIISSLSYTQFIITKIINSFLSHACLDYATQVFNQTQEPDGFIYNAMIRAYSSSQTPCVAISIYNKMRACQNILGDKYTYPFVFKACASQFAVEKGKEVHGVIVRIGYELDGFLQSSLLNFYMVCGEIGNAQQVFDEFDAKDVVFWNALITGYARQGMVLDSFGVFKEMVEVKEVRPNEGTMMGLIVACIESKNLKLGRAIHGYMMKDMVLREGVKLEAALINLYVKCGYLDGARKLFDEIPEKNTVVWNSLICGYCQIGSLNEVIELLREMHLSNLKPDRFTVSGVLSACAQMGAFNLGNWVHRFAEKKGIWDVFIGTALIDMYAKCGFIGAARKVFDQMNERNVATWNAILSGYASHGQAESAIELFSEMRESGARPDSITFLAVLHACAHSGLVENGKQYFDLMLQYYKIPPRVEHYGCMVDLLGRAGLLQEARELIKMMVVEPNVVVWGALLSACSIHGNIEIGEWAAHHMIKLNAMDGGSYVILANLYASAQRFNRVKAVREMMVEKGICKSHGCSMIEIGDVVHEFVVADKMHPRSEEIYSVLDELSKKLKMAGYVPLLALDEEG; from the coding sequence ATGACGATCCAAACCCCTAAATCGGTATTGGCTCTCATAGAAACATGCACAAATATTCAACAACTGAAGCAAATCCATGCCAAATCCATCATCTCTAGCCTCTCCTATACCCAATTTATAATCACCAAAATCATCAATTCCTTCTTATCTCATGCATGTCTTGATTATGCAACACAAGTATTTAATCAAACACAAGAACCCGATGGTTTCATCTATAATGCAATGATCAGGGCCTATTCATCATCCCAAACACCATGTGTAGCAATATCAATTTATAACAAAATGAGGgcatgtcaaaatattttaggtGATAAGTACACATATCCATTTGTGTTTAAAGCTTGTGCTAGTCAATTTGCCGTAGAAAAAGGTAAGGAAGTCCATGGGGTGATTGTTAGAATTGGTTATGAGTTGGATGGATTTCTGCAGAGCTCTTTGCTTAATTTCTATATGGTTTGTGGTGAAATTGGCAATGCACAGCAAGTGTTTGATGAATTTGATGCGAAAGATGTTGTGTTTTGGAATGCTTTGATAACGGGTTATGCCCGACAAGGAATGGTTTTAGATTCTTTTGGGGTTTTTAAAGAGATGGTGGAAGTGAAAGAGGTTAGACCCAATGAAGGGACAATGATGGGGTTGATAGTAGCCTGTATAGaatcaaagaatttgaaattaggGAGAGCGATCCATGGTTATATGATGAAGGATATGGTTTTAAGGGAAGGAGTGAAATTAGAAGCTGCATTGATTAATTTGTATGTGAAATGTGGCTATTTGGATGGTGCAAGGAAATTATTTGATGAAATACCAGAGAAGAACACTGTGGTATGGAATTCGTTGATTTGTGGGTATTGTCAAATTGGATCTCTGAATGAAGTGATTGAGCTTTTAAGAGAAATGCATCTTTCAAATCTTAAACCTGATAGGTTCACGGTCTCAGGTGTTCTGTCTGCTTGTGCTCAAATGGGGGCTTTTAATCTTGGAAACTGGGTCCATAGATTTGCTGAGAAGAAGGGGATCTGGGATGTCTTTATAGGGACTGCTTTGATAGACATGTATGCAAAATGTGGTTTCATTGGAGCAGCAAGGAAGGTGTTTGATCAGATGAATGAAAGAAATGTTGCCACATGGAATGCTATTCTTTCTGGATATGCTTCGCATGGGCAGGCTGAATCTGCAATTGAGCTCTTCAGTGAGATGAGGGAATCAGGGGCTAGACCTGATTCCATCACATTCCTTGCTGTCTTACATGCTTGCGCTCATTCAGGATTGGTTGAAAATGGTAAACAGTACTTTGATCTGATGCTGCAGTATTATAAGATTCCACCAAGGGTTGAGCATTATGGGTGTATGGTTGATCTTCTTGGCCGTGCAGGGCTTCTACAAGAAGCAAGGGAGCTTATCAAGATGATGGTTGTTGAACCAAATGTGGTTGTGTGGGGAGCATTACTAAGTGCTTGCAGCATCCATGGCAACATTGAGATTGGTGAGTGGGCAGCTCACCATATGATCAAATTGAATGCAATGGATGGTGGATCATATGTGATCTTGGCAAATTTATATGCATCAGCTCAAAGATTCAATAGGGTTAAAGCAGTTAGAGAGATGATGGTGGAAAAGGGGATTTGTAAGTCACATGGATGTAGCATGATTGAGATTGGGGATGTTGTTCATGAGTTTGTTGTTGCTGACAAAATGCACCCTAGATCAGAAGAGATTTACTCAGTGTTGGATGAATTAAGCAAGAAGCTCAAGATGGCAGGCTATGTTCCCTTGCTTGCCCTCGATGAAGAAGGTTAA